The proteins below are encoded in one region of Verrucomicrobiia bacterium:
- a CDS encoding GIY-YIG nuclease family protein has product MPQESLLQSVAALPQSTGVYLFKDEQGEVLYVGKALRLKDRVRSYFASDLAVTRNSGLVRMVNMAVKVDHELAPTELEALMLEARLIRHYKPRYNIKLRDDKSFVVIKIDLSHDFPPVTIGREKELEDALIKHKRLREGVRIKQKVDHIEYYGPFTSAGSVREALKSIRSIWPFRDCTPAKYKTYEALGHGCLFGALGVCTAPCVHKVTKEEYRKNIDQVRAFLRGDKAQVMQVVQMEMQAAAEAERYEEAARHRNRLYALEHFQHIIDTFRDARGTIRVGHTYNPEADLRIECYDISNNTGMFAVGSCVCGIIRDGKITPVTTKDDARTRFLFERDRYRKFKVRTIEKISDTDMLHEVLGRRLKRGKGKLQHWSLPDFILVDGGKGQLSSVLSERREAELEDAVAMGTVAKGPTRKNVDLYGDDWEKFPQMSREAWQQVAEQLREEAHRFAITYYRALHRKSLLGLP; this is encoded by the coding sequence ATGCCGCAAGAATCGCTTCTTCAATCTGTCGCAGCCCTGCCTCAGTCTACGGGGGTTTACCTCTTCAAAGATGAGCAGGGGGAGGTTTTGTATGTGGGCAAAGCGCTCCGCCTTAAAGACAGGGTTCGTTCGTACTTTGCCAGTGACTTGGCGGTCACACGGAATTCTGGCCTGGTGCGAATGGTAAACATGGCGGTAAAAGTGGACCACGAGTTGGCGCCTACTGAGTTGGAGGCCCTCATGTTGGAGGCACGGCTCATCCGCCACTACAAACCGCGGTACAACATTAAACTGCGGGACGATAAGTCCTTTGTGGTTATTAAAATTGACCTCTCCCACGATTTTCCACCGGTTACCATAGGGCGGGAAAAAGAACTGGAAGATGCGCTCATTAAGCACAAGCGGCTTCGGGAAGGCGTGCGCATTAAGCAAAAGGTGGACCACATTGAGTACTACGGCCCCTTCACTTCAGCCGGCAGTGTGCGTGAGGCCCTGAAGAGCATCCGTTCCATTTGGCCCTTCCGTGACTGCACACCAGCAAAGTACAAAACCTATGAGGCGCTTGGCCATGGTTGTCTGTTTGGTGCCTTAGGCGTGTGCACGGCACCATGCGTGCATAAGGTTACCAAAGAGGAATACCGCAAAAACATCGACCAAGTCCGGGCCTTTTTGCGTGGGGACAAGGCGCAGGTAATGCAGGTTGTCCAAATGGAAATGCAAGCGGCTGCTGAGGCAGAGCGCTACGAAGAAGCGGCGCGCCATCGCAACCGGTTGTATGCGCTTGAGCATTTCCAGCACATCATAGACACGTTCCGTGATGCCCGTGGGACAATCCGCGTGGGCCATACCTATAACCCGGAAGCAGACTTGCGCATTGAGTGTTATGACATCTCCAATAACACCGGCATGTTTGCTGTAGGTTCCTGCGTTTGCGGCATCATCCGTGATGGAAAGATTACCCCCGTTACTACTAAGGACGACGCACGCACCCGTTTCCTCTTTGAGCGTGACCGGTACCGCAAGTTCAAGGTACGTACTATCGAGAAGATCTCCGATACGGACATGCTCCACGAGGTGCTAGGGCGTCGCTTGAAACGCGGGAAGGGGAAGCTTCAACATTGGTCACTGCCCGACTTTATTTTGGTAGACGGTGGAAAGGGACAGCTCTCCAGCGTACTTTCAGAACGGCGTGAGGCGGAACTGGAAGATGCCGTGGCTATGGGAACTGTTGCCAAGGGCCCTACCCGTAAGAACGTTGACTTGTATGGTGACGATTGGGAAAAGTTTCCCCAAATGAGCCGTGAGGCTTGGCAGCAGGTGGCAGAGCAGTTGCGGGAGGAGGCCCATAGGTTTGCCATTACGTACTATCGTGCGCTTCACCGAAAAAGCCTGCTAGGCCTGCCATAG